Below is a window of Pyrobaculum aerophilum str. IM2 DNA.
CCGTTTTGCGAAAAGTGGGCGGCCGCTCTGGCGAATACAGGCTGTACAACTATGAAGTCTTGGTGGAGGGGCCGACTGAAGTTATACACAAAGAGCACGGGTACTATATCAAGGTAGACCCGACAAAGGTTTTTTTCTCGTCGAGAGATCAGACGGATAGGCTGGACGTGGCGAAGAGGGTGGCCGAGGGGGAGCGGGTTTTATACCTTTTCGCAGGCGTTGGCCCTTACGCCATTGCCATTGCCAAATTTGCCAAGCCTAAGTTCATATTTGCAGTTGAGCTGAATCCCTGGGGCTTTAAGTACATGGTAGAGAACTTCAAGCTTAACAAAGTGAAAAACGCCGTGGCTATTCACGGCGATGTTAAAATAGTCGCCCCGCTTTTAAAACGGAAATTTGACAGAGTTTTGCTCACGCTCCCCCTCGGCGCATATCAATACCTCCCCGCCGCGCTGGAGTGTTTAGAGCGCGGCGGAGTTGTGCACTTCTACCACTTGGGCCGGGAGGAGGACCCGTTTAAAGAGGCTGAGGATGTGGCCATGCGGGCGTGTCCCGACTGTAAAATCCTCGCCAAGAGAATTGTTAGGGATTACGCCCCAGGGGTGTATAAAGTTCGGCTTGATTTGTGCAAGCCTTAGAAAAACCGCGGCGTGCCTCCCTCCTCTCCGCCGCGTCTTCGGGCAGGGGCTTGAGGCCTCTGCTGAATGTAGAGCATCAAGACGCTGGGCACTTTGCCCTCTCTGGCGAATTTCGACAGCAGTTCTTTATACTCGCTTGTGTGGGCGATGTCCACTTGGATGAACTTTATCGCCACCTCTCTGAGCATTGACTCCAGCCTTCTTAACATCTCCTCCGGCATTACGGAAGTCACCACTGGGTTGTTGAGCCAGGACTCGAAGTCTTTTAAAACTCTCGCTATATATCCCAGCATTGCTTGTGCTGAGTATAATAGCTCTAGCCTGTCGGCGACTTTCATGTGCTCTCCGTGAGATTCCAGTTCTTTGACTTGCCTTTCCTGCTCCTTAACCCACTGTTCAAGCCGCTCCATCATAGACTCAAGGTATTCTAGAACGGCCTCCGTAGTGGGGGTTTCACGACTCATAGATCCACCTCGGTATCTGTATATAAACCTTATTCCAACGCCGTCTGTCGCCGGCCTAAGGCCTCAACACGGCGCGGGCCTACGGGACTTCTATATTGGCGTGGCGCTTGGCCAGCTCAGCCTCGTTTTTGCCAAGCCTTTTCATTAACTCGGCAATTACGGCGTCAAGGGCCACCATTGCGGTGTCCTCAAACAGCGTGCCTAGAGGCGAAAGCGGCTCGTGCACTCCGAGAATCTGCCGGGCAAAGTAGTCGTCCATGGCCGCCACCTTAGTCCTGCCGGGTATGTACACTACGAGATCAGCCACGCGCCCAAGCGGCGAATCGTAATATGACGTAATGGCGGCGACTCTTGCCTTCATTTTCTTAGCCGCCTCGGCCGCGGCTACTACTATTTGCGTCGTGCCGCTGCCGGAGATCGCCACCACGAGATCGCCCTCCTCTACAGAGGGCGTTATGGTCTCCCCCAAGACGTAAGATCTAGCCCCCAGGTGCCTCAGCCTCATTGCGAAGGCCCTTCCCACTAGGCCGCTTCTGCCCACTCCCACTACAAGTATTTTCTTGTTTAAGTGATAGATTTCTTCTATTGTTTTTACAAATGCCTCAATTTCCTCCATTTTTAATTTATCAAGTGAGTTCAGTATAAAATTAGCAATTTCAAGATACGCTTGTTTAAAGTATATAAGCACGGTATTTGAAAAAAGTCAATTTATAAATTTATTCACCATACATCGATCTGTCTCCGAAAAACACCTCAACTCTCTTAGGCCTCAGTTGAGACACTATGTAGTCAAAGGCAGCTTTTGGGTCTGTGTGATCGCCACACGTATATACGTCTACGGTGGCAAAGCCGTGTTCGGGCCAGGTGTGGATAGATATGTGGCTCTCCGCAACAACGGCGAAAACCGTCAGCCCGCCGCCAGGGCCAAATCTATACGACCCTATGGACAGCAACATGGCGTTCGCCACCTTCACAGCCTCCTTTACGATTGTTATGAGAGCCGCCTCGTCTCTCAACACCCGTGAGTCACAGCCGTATAGGTTGCCATAGACGTGTCTCCCAACTACCACCCTGCCCCCCACGCCCCCCGCCATAAGATCCCCATTTTTCGCAATTTAAAAATTTAACCCCCAAAAAACCTTATACTACTCGTTAGTACCCGCATAAACCCTACTTTTAAAACTAATACCAAGCCATGAAAAAAGTTAAAGAGAAGACGCGGAAGACCCTTGAAAAATTTAACACAACGCGTAGCCCTCTTGAAACTGAAATATAAAAACATTACCCCCAAGATGCTCGCGACAAAAAGAGAAAAAAGGGGAAATGGCGGAAAAAGATGTTTACCACTCCTCTTCCTCCTCCCACTCCTCTTCAAACTCCTCCCAAAGCTCCTCCTCCTCTTCCCATTCCTCCTCTTCTCGATAGAACCATATCGGCATAGACCCCCCGAAAGTTGCTATTTATAAACATTGAGCCCTTATGCGCCAAATCCGATTCGAGGGGGCATCTAGCCGTAAATGCGGCTTGTCAAAGGCCGCGGCCCTATCCTCACTGCAAACCGCGCCAAATCTAGCAACGGCTTACCGTCGCAAGGCGTATCCAGACTAGTACTGCGACGCCCCGCTCCGCTTCGCACCGGTTTCAAAAAACGCATTATTGCGGAAGACCGCTTTTACATATTTCCTACGGATAGTACATGTGGGAGTACATAACAAAAAGAGACGCCTCTCGCATCGCCCTGCCGGTAGCTTTGCGCACGAGACGCGACATCATCTAGCCCCTCAGGGCGCCGTTTAAGGTCGGCGAATAGGCCCGGCCACGTCTTTAACCCCCCGGATAACTCAACGTTTAGCCGGTGAAAATTCTCAGTACGGAAGTGAGAAGGCTAGAGGCAAGGCGGGTGGAGTCAACAAGCCAGCGGGAGGTCGAATAATATCGCGATGTGGCAGAGCAACAGTGTGAGAGGAGTCAATGATGCCCAAGAGCTTGAGAGCGGCAACACTTCACAAGCGCTATAAAGGGAGCCGAAGGGCGGGAAGTTGTATCGCAGGAGTAAAGGCAATAGAGGCGGTGAGACAAGGCGGGCGCCTCGCCGCCGGCGCGAGAGGGAGGGGCGCTTGATAGTCGGGCCGCCAGGCGGCGCAAAATACTTAACAATTTGGCCGCCGCAGACCCAGTGGTCAGGAGGGCATATGTGCAGGGTTTAATACAAAGGAGAGTGAAATACCGCTTCGATTTGCCCCAGCCAATGTCAATTAAGCAGTGGCTCCAGAATAACTTCGAGGAGTTAAAGAGGCTGCTGGAAAGCGATTGGAACGCCGAGTTCTGCCCAGCGTCTCCCCCGCCTGACTTAGGGAGCTTGTTAATTAACTGGCGGGGAGGCCACCTCGTTGCTGATGTCTCTATTTGCGCCCCGATTTCGCGGCCGTGGTCGCCGCCCATATCCTTAGAAATCCCAGTAAAGAGAATTGACATATGCGTAGAGCCGGTGGCCCCAGTAACAGAGGCTGTAGAATACGTAAAAATATATACGCCCGGCGTAAAGTTATTTGGAAGAGTCACTTTGCGCAAGGACTACGCCGTGGTGAAGCACAAAGGCTTGTTCTTCGCCGTAGATATGAAATATAAGGCGGATCCGCGTGGCGGCATTGTTCTGCAAGTCCCACGATATAAATGTGCCAGCTACGAGGCCGGCGCCGCCATGAGAAGGCTAAAAAATCTGCTTGAGATAAGGCGTTGATGAAATACATTGCAGTTGTCTGCACCCGTTGCGGCAGAGCCAGCGCGGCTAGGGCGGACTCAAAAAAGCACTTGTGTCCTTACTGCGGCGCAGTGGTGGAAATAGACAAGGCCACAATTCTGGCCGTGGGCAACGCCAAGGCTGTTAGAGAGGCGGTAGTTAGACATAATATGGAGGCGGGATAAGGCAGAAGTAGAAGAATACTATATAACTCACAAACAGAAGTAGGCCGATGTATGCCGAAAAGTTTACTGTGGGAAACGCCACATATCGATACTTCCCATTGAAGGCGCTTGAGAGGGAGGGGTACGACATCGCGAGACTGCCTTACTCCATCCGCGTGTTGCTTGAGAACGTAATGCGGAATTTAGATGGCAGAGATATAACTAGAGAGCATTTAGAAAGGCTTGCCAGGTGGAATCCCAAGTCACCGGAGGGCGAAGTCGCAATAAAAATATCGAGAGTTGTAATGCAAGACTATACTGGAGTTCCGGCTATTGTGGACTTGGCCACAATGCGGGACATCGCGGCTAAAATGGGGAAAGACCCCTCTATTATTAACCCGCAAGTGCCGGTGGATCTCATAATTGACCACTCTGTACAAATAGATCACTGGGGATCGCGGGAGGCGTTAAGGCTGAATTTAGAGCTTGAAATCCAGCGGAATAGAGAGAGGTATAGGTTTTTAAAGTGGGCCCAGCAGGCGTTTAAAAACTTGCGGGTATTCCCGCCGGGCACCGGCATCATCCATCAAGTTAACTTGGAGTATTTGGCAAAAATAGTTATGACTGACGGGGACTTGGCCTTTTTCGAGACTCTCGTGGGCATGGACAGCCACACGACTATGATAAACGGCTTGGGCGTGGTGGGCTGGGGCGTCGGCGGCGTGGAGGCCGAGGCGGCGATGTTGGGAGAGCCCATTACGATAAAAGTGCCTAGGGTAGTGGGCGTTCATTTATACGGCGACCCAAAGCCCGGGGTAACCGCCACAGATATAGTCTTGGCCGTCACCGAGTTCCTCCGCAAGGTGAACGTAGTAGACGCCTTTGTTGAATTCTTCGGCGAAGGGGTGAGAAAGCTCTCAGTGCCCGACCGTGCCACTATTGCCAACATGGCGCCTGAATACGGCTCCACTACGGGCCTCTTCCCTGTGGATGAAAACACGCTTTCGTACCTCAGGGCCACTGGCAGGCCGGAGGAGCTAATAGCGTTAGTGAGGAAGTATTACGAGCTACAGGGAGTTTTCGGAGGCGTTGAGGGCGCGGAGTACAGCCAAGTGGTGGAGTTCGACCTATCCGCAGTGGAGAGAAACGTGGCAGGCCCGACTCTCCCCTGGCAGAGGAGGACTCTGGCCGAGGCCCCCAGTAGTTTCATCGCGTTTTTACAAGAGCGCAAGAAGAGGAGCAATAGAAAGGCCGTAGTGATAGAAATAGGCGGCAAGAGGGTGGAGTTCGGCGACGGCGATGTGGTGATCGCGGCTATAACTAGTTGTACGAACACAAGCAACCCCTATCTCCTAGTGGCCGCGGGCTTGTTGGCCAAAAGGGCTGTGGAATTGGGCATAAGACCCCCGCCGTATGTGAAGACTAGCTTTGCCCCAGGCTCTAGGGCCGTGGCGGAGATCTTAGAGAGGAGCGGGTTGCAGAAATATTTAGACGAGCTGGGCTTCCACGTAGCCGCCTTTGGATGCACCACGTGTATAGGCAACTCGGGGCCTCTCCCAGAGCCCGTGGCCAAGGCCATTAAGGAACACGACATCCTCGCCGCGGCTGTCTTGTCGGGTAATAGGAATTTTGAGGCAAGGGTGCATCCAGACGTCCGCGCCGCGTATCTAGCCTCGCCGCCGCTTGTTGTGGCATACGCCCTGGCGGGCACAGTCTTGAAGAACTTAGAGACGGAGCCCCTGGCTTACGCCAACGGCGGCAGGCCCGTATATTTAAGAGACATTTGGCCGACTCCCGACGAGGTGAGGAGAGTAGTGGAGGAGTGGGTTGATCCCAAAGTCTACGTCGAGAAGTACAGCAAAGTCGGAGAGCTGGTGCCCGAGTGGCAGGCGCTGGAGGCCCCCACCGGTTTGTTATACAAGTGGCGTCCCGACGACACATATATTCAACCCTCTCCTCTATTTGAGGGGGAGGTGAAAATAGGCGATATCACCGGCGCGAGGCCTCTGTTAATTCTAGGCGATAGCATCACCACGGATCACATATCGCCAGCTGGCAATATAACTCCCGACAACCCCGCGGGCCAGTACTTAATGTCCCTAGGCGTTAAACCCGCTGACTTTAACACCTTTGGCGCCAGGAGGGGCAACTGGCAAGTTATGGTACGCGGCACATTCTCAAGCAAGGGCTATAGGAATAAAATCGGCAATTTAGACGGCGGGCTAACAATTAAATTCCCCGAGGGCAAGGTCATGTCGGTATACGACGCCGCCGAGGCTTACAAGAGAGAGGGCACCCCTGTAATTATAGTCGCCGGGAAGAATTACGGCGCTGGGTCCAGCAGAGACTGGGCTGCTAAGGGCCCAAAGCTACTGGGCGTCAGAGCAGTTATAGCGGAGAGCTTCGAGAGAATACACCGCTCAAACCTCACCATGGTCGGCATAATACCAATACAACTACCCCCCGGCATTACGGTGGACGGGCTGAGACTTGACGGCTCTGAAACAATTGATATTGTCGGCCTTTCAGACGGCATAGCCCCCGGCAAGGAGATAACTCTGAGAATACACAGAAGAGATGGAGGCGTGGAGGAGATCAAGGCGCGGCTGGCTATTTATACCTGGGCAGAGGTAGAGTATATAAAACACGGCGGAATTCTTCCCTACGTGCTCAAGAGGCTACTGCAAAAATAATAAAAACCCCTTTTCCCTTGCCCCCATGCAGAAATTACTACCTCTCCTACTATTCCTCCTCGCGCTGGGACACCTAGGCATTAACTTTGTCGGATTGCCGCCT
It encodes the following:
- the acnA gene encoding aconitate hydratase AcnA, which translates into the protein MYAEKFTVGNATYRYFPLKALEREGYDIARLPYSIRVLLENVMRNLDGRDITREHLERLARWNPKSPEGEVAIKISRVVMQDYTGVPAIVDLATMRDIAAKMGKDPSIINPQVPVDLIIDHSVQIDHWGSREALRLNLELEIQRNRERYRFLKWAQQAFKNLRVFPPGTGIIHQVNLEYLAKIVMTDGDLAFFETLVGMDSHTTMINGLGVVGWGVGGVEAEAAMLGEPITIKVPRVVGVHLYGDPKPGVTATDIVLAVTEFLRKVNVVDAFVEFFGEGVRKLSVPDRATIANMAPEYGSTTGLFPVDENTLSYLRATGRPEELIALVRKYYELQGVFGGVEGAEYSQVVEFDLSAVERNVAGPTLPWQRRTLAEAPSSFIAFLQERKKRSNRKAVVIEIGGKRVEFGDGDVVIAAITSCTNTSNPYLLVAAGLLAKRAVELGIRPPPYVKTSFAPGSRAVAEILERSGLQKYLDELGFHVAAFGCTTCIGNSGPLPEPVAKAIKEHDILAAAVLSGNRNFEARVHPDVRAAYLASPPLVVAYALAGTVLKNLETEPLAYANGGRPVYLRDIWPTPDEVRRVVEEWVDPKVYVEKYSKVGELVPEWQALEAPTGLLYKWRPDDTYIQPSPLFEGEVKIGDITGARPLLILGDSITTDHISPAGNITPDNPAGQYLMSLGVKPADFNTFGARRGNWQVMVRGTFSSKGYRNKIGNLDGGLTIKFPEGKVMSVYDAAEAYKREGTPVIIVAGKNYGAGSSRDWAAKGPKLLGVRAVIAESFERIHRSNLTMVGIIPIQLPPGITVDGLRLDGSETIDIVGLSDGIAPGKEITLRIHRRDGGVEEIKARLAIYTWAEVEYIKHGGILPYVLKRLLQK
- a CDS encoding DUF2153 family protein, encoding MSRETPTTEAVLEYLESMMERLEQWVKEQERQVKELESHGEHMKVADRLELLYSAQAMLGYIARVLKDFESWLNNPVVTSVMPEEMLRRLESMLREVAIKFIQVDIAHTSEYKELLSKFAREGKVPSVLMLYIQQRPQAPARRRGGEEGGTPRFF
- a CDS encoding class I SAM-dependent methyltransferase, with translation MALKRRVSGVIPEELVEKVPSSFEIIGSRGGAVAIVEIPPELEEYKLAIAKAIMEMNKHVRAVLRKVGGRSGEYRLYNYEVLVEGPTEVIHKEHGYYIKVDPTKVFFSSRDQTDRLDVAKRVAEGERVLYLFAGVGPYAIAIAKFAKPKFIFAVELNPWGFKYMVENFKLNKVKNAVAIHGDVKIVAPLLKRKFDRVLLTLPLGAYQYLPAALECLERGGVVHFYHLGREEDPFKEAEDVAMRACPDCKILAKRIVRDYAPGVYKVRLDLCKP
- the hxlB gene encoding 6-phospho-3-hexuloisomerase, giving the protein MLIYFKQAYLEIANFILNSLDKLKMEEIEAFVKTIEEIYHLNKKILVVGVGRSGLVGRAFAMRLRHLGARSYVLGETITPSVEEGDLVVAISGSGTTQIVVAAAEAAKKMKARVAAITSYYDSPLGRVADLVVYIPGRTKVAAMDDYFARQILGVHEPLSPLGTLFEDTAMVALDAVIAELMKRLGKNEAELAKRHANIEVP
- the speD gene encoding adenosylmethionine decarboxylase, producing MAGGVGGRVVVGRHVYGNLYGCDSRVLRDEAALITIVKEAVKVANAMLLSIGSYRFGPGGGLTVFAVVAESHISIHTWPEHGFATVDVYTCGDHTDPKAAFDYIVSQLRPKRVEVFFGDRSMYGE